One part of the Algibacter sp. L1A34 genome encodes these proteins:
- a CDS encoding YitT family protein, with protein sequence MNPFLSKILIDVARKRLKKKQSSVGDKPISIRQIVPLVRKFQVELTHAVKEYIFIIIGVFSAGFGLKGFLLPNKFIDGGATGISLLLENVTSLELGFLLVLVNIPFLILASKTIGNKFALKSIGAITLLAFVVHFVEYPIITEDKLLIAVFGGFFLGLGIGLSMRGGSVIDGTEVLAIYLGRKLSLTIGDVLLLINIVIFSVGAYVLSIEIALYAILTYLSAAKTVDFVVDGVEEYVGVTIISNKHEELRVMITEKLRRACTIYAGKGGFGTSGDSYDKDIIYTIVTRLELARLQTEIDKIDKNAFIIMGIVKDLKGGMIKRKPLK encoded by the coding sequence ATGAACCCGTTTTTATCCAAAATATTAATAGATGTCGCTCGCAAACGGCTTAAAAAGAAGCAGAGTAGTGTAGGCGATAAGCCTATTAGTATAAGGCAAATTGTGCCGTTGGTACGGAAGTTTCAGGTAGAATTAACTCATGCTGTAAAAGAATATATTTTTATAATCATAGGTGTGTTTTCTGCTGGTTTTGGGCTAAAAGGTTTTTTATTACCAAACAAATTTATAGATGGTGGAGCTACTGGGATTTCTTTATTACTGGAAAACGTAACATCTCTGGAATTAGGATTCTTACTTGTTTTAGTAAATATTCCTTTTTTAATACTCGCATCTAAAACTATTGGAAATAAATTTGCCCTAAAAAGCATCGGTGCCATTACTCTTTTAGCTTTTGTTGTTCATTTTGTAGAATATCCTATTATTACAGAAGATAAACTTTTAATAGCCGTTTTTGGTGGTTTCTTTTTGGGTTTAGGTATTGGTTTATCTATGCGTGGAGGCAGTGTTATAGATGGCACTGAAGTTTTGGCTATTTATTTAGGTCGAAAATTATCCCTAACTATTGGAGATGTATTATTACTAATTAATATCGTAATATTTTCTGTAGGAGCTTATGTTTTATCTATTGAAATTGCTCTGTATGCGATATTAACTTATCTGTCGGCTGCAAAAACCGTAGATTTTGTTGTAGATGGAGTAGAGGAATATGTTGGAGTTACTATTATTTCTAATAAGCATGAGGAGTTAAGAGTTATGATAACCGAGAAGTTACGTCGTGCATGTACTATTTATGCAGGAAAAGGTGGCTTCGGAACTAGTGGAGATAGTTATGATAAAGATATTATTTATACCATAGTTACTCGTTTAGAACTTGCAAGACTACAAACCGAAATAGATAAAATAGATAAAAATGCATTTATCATTATGGGAATTGTAAAAGATTTAAAAGGTGGTATGATTAAGCGGAAGCCTTTGAAGTAA
- a CDS encoding helicase HerA-like domain-containing protein: MSKTDAFFKYITDGNKTKGDFIAVGAAMLDGETVTGAHVKIPLKTMNRHGLIAGATGTGKTKSLQVLAENLSDKGIPVLLMDIKGDLSGLAQPSPGHAKIDERHEKIGIPFESKGFPVELLTLSEQDGVRLRATVSEFGPVLLSRVLDLTDTQTGVVAVIFQYCDDNKLPLLDLKDFKKILQYTTQEGKAEFTEAYGRISTASTGAILRKVIELEQQGAELFFGEKSFDTQDLLRIDENGRGYINILRLTDIQDRPKLFSTFMLSLLAEIYSTFPEQGDSDRPELILFIDEAHLIFNEASKALLNQIESIVKLIRSKGVGLYFVTQNPTDVPEAVLGQLGLKIQHALRAFTAKDRKAIKLTAQNYPDSEYYDTTEVLTSLGIGEALVSALDEKGRPTPLAATMMRAPMSRMDVLTDGELSSLLSNSKMVKKYNETIDRESAYEMLNEKIKEAEADEAKEKAKKEQEALKKAESKRKTTTRRRSTAMNPIVKVLTSATFIRSVFGILTKVLKK, translated from the coding sequence ATGAGTAAGACAGATGCTTTTTTTAAATATATAACGGACGGAAATAAAACTAAAGGAGATTTTATAGCAGTTGGTGCAGCCATGTTAGATGGTGAAACTGTTACGGGTGCCCACGTAAAAATTCCTTTAAAAACCATGAATCGTCATGGCTTAATTGCCGGAGCAACTGGTACAGGAAAAACAAAATCACTTCAGGTTTTAGCTGAAAATTTGAGTGATAAAGGTATTCCTGTCTTATTAATGGATATTAAAGGCGATTTAAGTGGATTGGCTCAACCAAGTCCTGGGCATGCTAAAATAGACGAACGTCATGAAAAAATTGGTATACCTTTTGAATCCAAAGGATTTCCTGTAGAATTGTTAACACTTTCTGAACAAGATGGTGTTCGACTTCGAGCTACGGTGAGTGAATTTGGACCTGTTTTATTGTCTCGAGTTTTAGATTTAACCGATACTCAAACAGGAGTTGTTGCTGTTATTTTTCAGTATTGTGATGATAATAAATTGCCATTACTAGATTTAAAAGATTTCAAGAAAATTTTACAATATACTACCCAAGAAGGTAAAGCTGAGTTTACTGAAGCTTATGGAAGAATTTCTACGGCATCTACTGGAGCAATTCTTAGAAAAGTTATTGAACTTGAACAGCAAGGTGCTGAATTGTTTTTTGGTGAAAAATCTTTCGATACCCAAGATTTACTGCGTATTGATGAAAATGGACGTGGTTATATTAATATATTAAGGTTAACAGATATTCAGGATCGTCCAAAATTATTTTCAACATTTATGCTGAGTTTGTTGGCCGAAATTTACTCTACCTTTCCAGAACAAGGCGATAGCGACCGGCCAGAACTTATTTTATTTATAGATGAAGCTCATTTAATTTTTAATGAAGCTTCCAAAGCGCTACTAAATCAAATCGAAAGTATTGTAAAATTGATTAGAAGTAAAGGTGTTGGCTTGTATTTTGTTACGCAAAACCCAACCGATGTTCCCGAAGCCGTTTTAGGGCAGTTAGGTTTAAAAATTCAACATGCGTTAAGAGCGTTTACAGCTAAAGATAGAAAGGCTATTAAATTAACAGCGCAAAATTATCCGGATTCCGAGTATTATGATACTACCGAAGTTTTAACTTCATTGGGAATTGGAGAGGCTTTAGTTTCTGCATTAGATGAAAAAGGACGCCCAACTCCATTGGCTGCTACCATGATGCGTGCACCTATGAGTAGAATGGATGTGTTAACCGATGGAGAGTTAAGTAGTTTACTTTCAAATTCTAAAATGGTTAAAAAATACAACGAAACCATTGATAGAGAGAGTGCTTACGAAATGCTTAACGAAAAAATAAAAGAAGCTGAAGCAGACGAAGCCAAAGAAAAAGCAAAAAAAGAACAGGAAGCTCTTAAAAAAGCAGAATCTAAAAGAAAAACAACAACTCGTCGTAGAAGTACAGCGATGAACCCTATAGTTAAAGTGCTTACGAGTGCAACTTTTATTCGTTCTGTTTTTGGGATTTTGACCAAAGTGCTGAAAAAATAA
- a CDS encoding reverse transcriptase family protein: protein MRNNSTERRQEIYDKIKASSKQEYILSEMKRLGFWNEGELDFKAVNTFFNEERELSQKLQKLLKEKKVIEDPEAFLAKKHQERKLASKQSQKETKERREKERLEKAEKWRVSKEKDIIYLGENYSHQLNEQISNTERLKSKNLPVLHTAEDLAKAMNISIGELRFLSFSRKNSKISHYKRFQMAKKSGGYRLISAPMPKLKKAQHWILESVLNIVPVHSNAHGCVIGRSIKTNAELHVGKAVVINQDFKNFFPSVTYARIKGVFLALGYSNQVATIFSLLCSEPKILDVSLLGEDYYAQRGERFLPQGAPTSPAITNILCKKLDFRLTGLANKYGFIYTRYVDDITFSGTHDSFDKMTPLLKYSRYVVNSENFNLHPEKLRIMKRNAKQEVTGVVVNEKTNIPKEDLKRFRALLFQIEKDGIEGKYWTKGGNVLAQIDGYANYIFQIEPEKGVLYKKRVNVILEKYNYKEKHKAEHVPKVKPKLNTSSSGGGFFNKIMSFFKK, encoded by the coding sequence ATGAGAAATAATTCTACGGAAAGAAGACAAGAAATTTATGATAAAATAAAGGCATCTTCTAAACAAGAATATATCCTTTCGGAAATGAAACGCTTAGGGTTTTGGAATGAAGGAGAACTTGATTTTAAAGCTGTAAATACGTTTTTTAATGAAGAAAGAGAATTATCACAGAAACTTCAAAAGCTATTAAAAGAAAAAAAAGTTATAGAAGATCCGGAAGCTTTTCTGGCTAAAAAACACCAAGAACGCAAGCTTGCTTCTAAACAATCTCAAAAAGAAACTAAAGAACGTCGTGAAAAAGAACGCTTAGAAAAGGCTGAGAAATGGCGTGTTTCTAAAGAGAAAGATATTATTTATTTAGGTGAAAATTATTCGCATCAATTAAATGAGCAGATATCTAATACCGAACGTTTAAAATCTAAAAACTTACCTGTTTTACATACAGCCGAAGATTTAGCCAAAGCTATGAATATCTCTATTGGTGAGTTAAGGTTCCTATCTTTTTCAAGAAAAAACTCCAAAATTAGTCATTACAAAAGATTTCAAATGGCTAAAAAATCTGGTGGATATCGTTTAATCTCAGCACCTATGCCTAAGTTGAAAAAGGCACAACACTGGATTTTAGAATCGGTTTTAAATATAGTACCTGTTCACTCAAATGCACATGGTTGCGTGATAGGAAGGTCTATTAAAACTAATGCCGAACTACATGTTGGGAAAGCTGTTGTTATTAATCAAGATTTTAAGAATTTTTTCCCATCTGTTACTTATGCGCGAATTAAAGGTGTATTTTTAGCTTTGGGTTATTCTAATCAGGTTGCAACTATTTTTTCTCTTTTATGTTCGGAACCTAAAATACTAGATGTTTCCCTTTTAGGTGAAGATTATTATGCACAGCGTGGCGAACGTTTTTTACCACAAGGCGCTCCAACAAGTCCTGCTATTACAAATATTCTTTGTAAAAAATTAGATTTTAGATTAACGGGTTTAGCTAATAAATACGGTTTTATATACACGCGTTATGTAGATGATATTACTTTTTCCGGAACTCATGATAGTTTTGATAAAATGACTCCGCTTTTAAAATACTCTAGATACGTTGTAAATAGTGAGAATTTTAATTTACATCCCGAAAAATTACGCATCATGAAGCGTAATGCCAAACAGGAGGTTACGGGTGTTGTTGTTAACGAAAAAACAAATATCCCGAAAGAAGACTTAAAACGTTTTAGAGCGCTTCTATTTCAGATTGAAAAAGATGGTATAGAAGGTAAATATTGGACTAAAGGTGGTAATGTTTTGGCTCAAATTGATGGGTATGCCAATTATATTTTTCAGATAGAACCAGAAAAAGGTGTACTGTATAAAAAACGGGTAAATGTTATTTTAGAAAAGTATAACTATAAGGAGAAACATAAGGCTGAGCATGTTCCAAAAGTAAAACCTAAATTAAATACATCATCTTCAGGTGGTGGTTTTTTCAATAAAATTATGTCCTTCTTTAAAAAATAG
- a CDS encoding sensor histidine kinase — protein sequence MKHANASTLFVNILKQKNGIKVLIRDNGNGFDIDDTITLNSLGLKTMTERINILKGRLSIKSKKNKGTAILVQIPT from the coding sequence ATAAAACATGCCAACGCCAGTACACTATTTGTAAATATATTAAAGCAAAAAAATGGTATCAAGGTTTTAATAAGAGACAACGGAAATGGTTTTGATATCGACGATACCATCACGCTAAATAGCCTTGGGTTAAAAACCATGACAGAGCGTATCAATATACTAAAAGGCAGATTATCAATTAAAAGTAAAAAAAATAAGGGCACAGCTATTTTGGTTCAAATTCCAACTTAA
- a CDS encoding tetratricopeptide repeat protein, with amino-acid sequence MKLVLFYISLFTVLTLNAQHSDIEKSIFEINSKIQNSEKTLQLKWMDSLVSIVKYKTELQYDSIVKQTINFALKLDSLELAGNHIADLIYYKNNITGKPEEGLKLYNKYIKTYEHMQNSYALTRFYLNVADSYYYLNDVDTAVKFYNKTIKYAQKYNKTRLEGFAHLYLGYTESDMGKFPEASKSLKTAIDIFTEVKDSFNILSSKNALSILYSKNAFFNEAEKERNEAIELAQQDNRNDHLISLYFNAATDYRKIADYKKQIAYLKTSLAYNAKSENEMYLKANILAELVIAYSENDSTNLAETHFKELKQIYLNNKSSRNRESYIFALKSLEFQKSNYSNALTYGKEYLTLRKQKRGYEEIMLAEKFIAKVYQATNNLQKANEHFVSYYTLKDSITSVQNTKTLAYYQTLYETEKQDRKIEAQNTNIELLNVENKNKTQQLTLGVISMLVLFACILFYRSYTNAKHREIVQQGFSQELIKTQERERTRISKDLHDSVGQQLVLLK; translated from the coding sequence ATGAAGTTAGTACTTTTCTACATTTCCCTCTTTACTGTATTAACGCTAAACGCACAACATTCGGATATAGAAAAATCTATTTTCGAGATAAATTCCAAGATTCAAAATTCCGAAAAAACCCTTCAGTTAAAATGGATGGATAGCTTGGTTTCTATTGTGAAATATAAAACAGAATTACAATACGATTCTATTGTAAAACAAACCATCAATTTCGCTTTAAAACTAGATTCCTTAGAGCTTGCCGGTAACCATATTGCCGATTTAATCTACTACAAAAATAATATAACAGGCAAACCAGAAGAAGGGTTAAAACTTTATAATAAGTACATTAAAACCTACGAGCATATGCAAAACAGCTATGCCCTAACAAGGTTTTACTTAAACGTAGCCGATAGTTATTATTACTTAAACGATGTAGATACAGCTGTTAAATTCTACAACAAAACCATTAAATATGCTCAAAAATATAATAAAACAAGATTAGAAGGTTTCGCTCACTTATACCTAGGCTACACAGAGTCTGATATGGGCAAATTCCCCGAAGCTTCAAAAAGTTTAAAAACGGCTATAGACATATTTACAGAAGTAAAAGACAGCTTCAACATCTTATCATCAAAAAATGCACTATCCATTCTGTACAGTAAAAATGCTTTTTTTAACGAAGCAGAAAAAGAACGAAATGAAGCCATAGAACTGGCACAACAGGATAACCGAAACGATCATCTTATTAGCTTATACTTCAACGCAGCTACCGATTACAGAAAAATAGCCGACTATAAAAAGCAAATAGCATACTTAAAAACATCATTAGCTTACAATGCAAAATCTGAAAACGAAATGTATTTAAAAGCCAATATTTTAGCAGAATTAGTAATAGCATATTCCGAAAATGATAGCACAAATTTAGCCGAGACACACTTTAAAGAACTTAAACAAATCTATTTAAATAATAAATCTAGTAGAAATCGTGAATCGTACATTTTTGCATTAAAATCACTAGAATTTCAAAAAAGCAACTACTCTAACGCTCTTACGTATGGGAAAGAATATTTAACCCTAAGAAAACAAAAACGCGGGTATGAAGAAATTATGCTTGCCGAAAAATTTATTGCAAAAGTATACCAAGCAACAAATAATTTGCAAAAAGCAAATGAACACTTTGTAAGTTATTATACCTTAAAAGATTCTATTACTAGCGTACAAAACACAAAAACGCTTGCTTATTACCAAACCCTTTACGAAACCGAAAAACAAGACCGAAAAATAGAAGCTCAAAACACAAATATTGAATTATTAAATGTTGAAAATAAAAACAAAACGCAACAACTAACCTTAGGCGTAATTAGTATGCTCGTTTTATTTGCCTGCATATTGTTTTACCGTTCTTACACCAATGCCAAACATCGAGAAATTGTTCAGCAAGGTTTTTCTCAAGAACTCATAAAAACACAAGAACGAGAACGCACTCGTATTTCTAAAGATTTGCATGATAGTGTAGGGCAACAACTTGTACTTTTAAAATGA
- a CDS encoding GYDIA family GHMP kinase, whose amino-acid sequence MKQFFSNGKLLISGEYVVLDEAVSLAVPTKYGQSLIVENIGEPKIIWQSLDEKGIIWFETEFKLKEDEILNSNDDEISKRLLQILNTAKKLNPDFLKDGLAYKVTTKLDFPKNWGLGTSSTLINNVANWAQTDAYVLLEETFGGSGYDIACAQNNSAITYKLNGDLKEVLPVKFNPKFKEDLYFVHLNKKQNSRDGIKHYREHKGDLLASIKEVNRISQEMIDCVSLEAFQKLMETHEAIIAEITKQTPVKEKLFSDFKGAIKSLGAWGGDFVLAASNQNPVAYFKAKGFDTVIPYQDMVL is encoded by the coding sequence GTGAAACAGTTTTTTAGCAACGGGAAATTATTAATTTCTGGGGAATATGTAGTTTTGGATGAAGCCGTTTCTCTGGCCGTACCAACTAAATATGGACAATCTTTAATTGTTGAAAACATTGGGGAACCCAAAATTATTTGGCAAAGTTTGGATGAAAAAGGAATAATTTGGTTTGAAACTGAATTTAAACTAAAAGAAGATGAAATTCTAAACTCTAATGATGATGAGATTTCTAAAAGACTTCTACAAATATTAAATACTGCTAAAAAACTTAATCCTGATTTTTTAAAAGACGGATTAGCTTATAAAGTGACTACTAAGTTAGATTTTCCTAAAAATTGGGGGTTAGGTACATCTTCAACCTTAATAAATAATGTTGCTAATTGGGCTCAAACTGATGCTTATGTATTGTTAGAAGAAACTTTTGGAGGTAGCGGTTATGATATTGCTTGTGCTCAAAACAATTCGGCAATTACTTATAAGTTAAATGGAGATTTGAAAGAGGTTCTTCCTGTAAAATTTAATCCTAAATTTAAAGAGGATTTATATTTTGTTCATTTAAACAAAAAACAAAATAGTCGAGATGGTATTAAACATTATCGCGAACATAAGGGAGATTTATTGGCGTCCATAAAGGAGGTTAATAGAATTTCTCAAGAAATGATAGACTGTGTGTCTCTAGAAGCCTTTCAAAAATTGATGGAAACCCACGAAGCTATTATTGCTGAAATAACGAAACAAACACCAGTAAAAGAAAAACTATTTAGCGATTTTAAAGGCGCTATTAAAAGTCTTGGTGCTTGGGGTGGGGATTTTGTTTTAGCGGCTTCAAACCAAAACCCAGTAGCATATTTTAAAGCAAAAGGTTTTGATACTGTTATTCCTTATCAAGACATGGTGCTTTAA
- a CDS encoding SWIM zinc finger family protein gives MQFNYKYGGGSAVNNGVSNTNVSFAPDVLRDPTFFVGTLDKKIPFREAISALHHVVVADFNFQPKDNSAYLAWLKGQEEIWLSEASSDLSKLRSEIHEVRAKMEGLRKERDSIMKPYYKAQSAYFKFLYKRDMDAWMVLDPVITVHPDQVFFECFSKDESVYGKLSCGYDVFKDINEFKCGTTNIDYSKKLYEEFQKIRTYKETDFKIDPKGFDVKTTGEDNYREVKIDLPDSWVRGFLQVSTAMTTKKISFELEAIDIANFISVLKRNKERKGPRSIKYILKPNEPIVAVFEPWNIEIVCNQSTYKGDEHEEIRVWGRRRILLLERLLPITNKFSVHLLGNGMPSFYTAHLTNDMYFTLGLSGWTANDWTQSSQLELLAPRTLVPATTMQSIYLELRNTWFSSETDLAKNLNLDVTTVSKSMETFAQAGKVIYDLKNKVYRVRELKRDGIDIESLRFSSETDKDAYRLMEQGAVANLKITEQNGKVLLTATVSNSYNTVVLIDKDLKITDAKCNCNEFYKNKMTKGPCAHILATRITFDKK, from the coding sequence ATGCAATTTAATTATAAATACGGAGGCGGAAGTGCTGTTAATAATGGAGTATCTAACACTAATGTTAGTTTTGCTCCAGATGTGCTGCGCGATCCTACATTTTTTGTAGGGACTTTGGATAAAAAAATTCCGTTTAGAGAAGCTATTTCTGCATTGCATCATGTTGTGGTTGCTGATTTTAATTTTCAGCCAAAAGATAATTCGGCTTATTTGGCATGGTTAAAAGGCCAAGAAGAGATTTGGTTATCGGAGGCTAGTTCCGATTTATCGAAATTGCGTTCAGAAATTCACGAGGTACGAGCCAAAATGGAAGGACTTCGTAAAGAGCGCGATTCTATAATGAAACCTTATTATAAAGCACAAAGTGCCTATTTTAAGTTTTTGTACAAAAGAGATATGGATGCCTGGATGGTTTTAGATCCAGTAATTACGGTGCATCCCGATCAAGTTTTTTTTGAATGTTTTAGTAAAGATGAATCGGTTTACGGTAAATTATCTTGTGGATATGATGTGTTTAAAGATATTAATGAATTTAAATGTGGTACCACAAACATTGATTATTCTAAGAAATTATATGAAGAGTTTCAGAAAATAAGAACTTATAAGGAGACAGATTTTAAAATAGATCCTAAGGGTTTTGATGTTAAAACAACCGGTGAAGATAATTATAGAGAAGTAAAAATTGATTTGCCCGATAGTTGGGTTCGTGGCTTTTTACAAGTGAGTACAGCAATGACCACTAAAAAAATATCTTTTGAATTAGAAGCTATTGATATAGCCAATTTTATTTCAGTATTAAAACGAAACAAAGAACGTAAAGGCCCTCGGTCTATTAAATATATCCTGAAACCAAACGAGCCTATTGTTGCAGTTTTCGAACCTTGGAATATTGAAATTGTTTGTAATCAATCGACTTATAAAGGAGATGAACATGAAGAAATTAGAGTTTGGGGACGTAGACGTATTCTACTTTTAGAACGATTACTGCCAATAACCAACAAATTCAGCGTTCATCTTTTAGGTAACGGCATGCCTTCATTTTACACGGCACATTTAACCAATGACATGTATTTTACATTGGGACTTTCTGGGTGGACAGCGAACGATTGGACACAGTCTAGCCAATTAGAATTATTAGCACCTCGTACATTAGTGCCCGCTACAACTATGCAAAGTATTTATTTAGAATTACGAAATACGTGGTTTTCAAGTGAAACAGATTTGGCTAAAAACCTAAATTTAGATGTTACTACGGTTAGTAAATCCATGGAAACTTTTGCGCAAGCCGGTAAAGTAATTTATGATCTTAAAAATAAAGTTTACCGTGTACGTGAATTAAAACGTGACGGTATTGATATAGAATCGCTTCGTTTTTCTAGTGAAACAGATAAGGACGCATATAGGTTAATGGAACAAGGTGCGGTTGCTAACTTAAAAATTACAGAACAGAACGGCAAAGTATTGTTAACCGCCACAGTAAGTAACAGTTATAATACGGTTGTATTAATTGATAAAGATTTAAAAATTACAGATGCTAAATGTAACTGTAATGAGTTTTATAAAAATAAAATGACAAAAGGACCTTGTGCACATATTTTAGCTACAAGAATCACTTTTGATAAAAAATAA
- a CDS encoding 7-carboxy-7-deazaguanine synthase QueE: MKKEIQQLVDKGEMLPLMEEFYTIQGEGFHKGTAAYFIRVGGCDVGCHWCDVKESWNADLHPPTLISEIVKNAKKNSDTIVITGGEPLMWDMTPLTSQLKAEGLQVHIETSGAYELTGVWDWICLSPKKMKLPTKAVYDNAHELKVIIYNKDDFRFAEEQAAKVNNDCILYLQPEWSKRDKVVPEIVDYVMKNPKWKVSLQTHKYLNIP; encoded by the coding sequence ATGAAGAAAGAAATACAACAATTAGTTGATAAAGGAGAAATGCTTCCATTAATGGAGGAGTTTTACACCATTCAAGGTGAGGGTTTTCACAAAGGAACAGCAGCATATTTCATTCGTGTCGGTGGTTGCGATGTGGGTTGCCATTGGTGTGATGTGAAAGAAAGTTGGAATGCAGATTTACATCCGCCTACATTAATTTCTGAAATTGTTAAAAATGCAAAAAAGAATAGCGATACTATAGTAATTACTGGTGGGGAACCTTTAATGTGGGACATGACACCTTTAACCTCTCAGCTTAAAGCAGAAGGCTTACAAGTACACATTGAAACGTCGGGCGCTTATGAGCTTACTGGGGTTTGGGATTGGATTTGTCTTTCCCCAAAGAAAATGAAGTTACCAACAAAAGCTGTTTATGATAATGCGCACGAACTTAAAGTTATTATTTATAATAAAGATGATTTTCGCTTCGCGGAAGAACAGGCCGCTAAAGTAAATAATGACTGCATTCTATACTTGCAACCGGAATGGAGTAAACGTGACAAAGTAGTTCCTGAAATAGTAGATTATGTAATGAAAAACCCGAAATGGAAAGTTTCTTTACAAACACATAAATATTTAAATATTCCTTAA